The Agromyces mariniharenae genome includes a window with the following:
- a CDS encoding glycosyltransferase family 2 protein — protein MTRPTVSVVIATYQRATFVEECLAHLERQTVRPVRTIVVDASPDTATRDVVARHAGVEYRRNERGIGTTATSRAIGVADLEEDVVAFLDDDAFAQPDCLEELLKPYDDQAVAAVGGRALNDQPGEDREGLGQIGLLLPDGRLTGFFAADPGRVLDVDHMLGANMSVRMSVVRELGGIRDLYPGTCLREETDIALRMRRAGMRIVYTPFAVVRHVAGVYAKGRRFDARYRYFGARNHVVLLATTLGYRDPHFRSWMRTAARQIGRNVIDGVRSIGDPERPDLRSKARGLAGGGWRAVVDTAGTAAGVVASARDVSRLRRASRGPER, from the coding sequence ATGACGCGTCCGACGGTTTCCGTCGTCATCGCGACCTATCAGCGCGCGACGTTCGTCGAGGAGTGCCTCGCGCACCTCGAGCGCCAGACCGTGCGCCCGGTGCGCACCATCGTCGTGGACGCGTCACCCGACACCGCGACTCGCGATGTCGTGGCACGGCATGCCGGCGTCGAGTACCGGCGGAACGAGCGCGGCATCGGCACGACGGCCACGAGCCGCGCCATCGGCGTCGCCGACCTCGAGGAGGACGTCGTCGCGTTCCTCGACGACGACGCGTTCGCCCAGCCCGACTGTCTGGAGGAGCTGCTGAAGCCCTACGACGACCAGGCGGTGGCCGCAGTGGGCGGTCGCGCCCTCAACGACCAGCCCGGCGAGGATCGCGAGGGGCTCGGCCAGATCGGCCTGTTGCTGCCCGACGGGCGGCTCACGGGCTTCTTCGCCGCGGACCCCGGGCGAGTGCTCGACGTCGACCACATGCTCGGAGCCAACATGTCGGTCCGGATGTCCGTGGTGCGCGAGCTCGGCGGCATCCGCGACCTCTACCCGGGCACCTGCCTGCGCGAGGAGACCGACATCGCGCTGCGCATGCGCAGGGCCGGGATGCGGATCGTGTACACGCCCTTCGCGGTCGTGCGCCACGTGGCCGGCGTCTACGCCAAGGGGCGTCGCTTCGACGCGAGGTACCGCTACTTCGGCGCGCGCAACCACGTCGTGCTGCTCGCCACCACCCTCGGCTATCGCGACCCGCATTTCCGCAGCTGGATGCGGACGGCGGCCCGGCAGATCGGACGCAACGTCATCGACGGCGTCCGTTCGATCGGCGACCCCGAGCGGCCCGACCTGCGCTCGAAGGCACGCGGCCTCGCCGGGGGCGGATGGCGCGCCGTGGTCGACACCGCCGGCACGGCGGCCGGCGTCGTCGCCAGCGCCCGCGACGTCTCGCGGCTGCGGCGTGCTTCGCGGGGGCCCGAGCGATGA
- a CDS encoding glycosyltransferase family A protein produces the protein MSARPTVDVVVATNRLLPYLAVALQSVRDQTYANRRLILVDDGSEDPAGLERLAGPDAIVLHQASAGLSVGRNAGIAAGDGEFVAFLDDDDIWPPERLDQLVRVLEARPDAVAAFGDGRYVDTDGRPFGTWTTEEAPPEAFLSGATPIPRIVTLVVRREAILRAGGFDPSFRFAEDDEFILRMLRVGPMAGTGTTVVDYRRHDRNVTLADWRERYRASVRAIRTNVADANAMGDERSARLLRRNLRRYRSMMAAAVPGRVAERLRRREFGDAAADLWDGVRISPAGFTRGAFAKVARRS, from the coding sequence ATGAGCGCGCGCCCGACGGTCGATGTGGTGGTGGCGACGAACCGCCTGCTCCCCTACCTCGCCGTCGCGCTCCAGTCCGTGCGCGACCAGACCTACGCGAACCGGCGGCTGATCCTGGTCGACGACGGTTCCGAAGACCCCGCCGGGCTCGAACGACTCGCGGGTCCCGACGCGATCGTCCTGCACCAGGCGAGCGCAGGTCTTTCGGTGGGCCGGAACGCGGGGATCGCCGCCGGTGACGGGGAGTTCGTGGCCTTCCTCGACGACGACGACATCTGGCCACCCGAACGGCTCGACCAGCTCGTGCGCGTGCTCGAGGCGAGGCCCGACGCGGTGGCCGCGTTCGGCGACGGGCGCTACGTCGACACTGATGGTCGACCGTTCGGCACGTGGACGACGGAAGAGGCGCCCCCCGAGGCGTTCCTCAGCGGCGCCACGCCGATCCCGCGCATCGTGACCCTCGTCGTCCGTCGGGAGGCCATCTTGCGGGCGGGCGGATTCGACCCGTCGTTCCGGTTCGCCGAGGATGACGAGTTCATCCTGCGGATGCTGCGGGTCGGCCCCATGGCGGGAACGGGCACGACCGTGGTCGACTATCGCCGCCATGACCGCAACGTCACGCTCGCGGACTGGCGTGAGCGCTATCGGGCGAGTGTTCGCGCGATCCGCACGAACGTCGCCGACGCGAACGCGATGGGCGACGAGCGGAGCGCACGGCTGCTCCGCCGCAACCTGCGTCGGTACCGGTCGATGATGGCCGCGGCCGTTCCGGGCCGGGTGGCGGAACGGCTGCGTCGGCGCGAATTCGGCGACGCCGCGGCGGACCTCTGGGACGGCGTGCGCATCTCGCCGGCCGGCTTCACGCGTGGCGCGTTCGCGAAGGTCGCACGCAGGTCGTGA
- a CDS encoding polysaccharide ABC transporter ATP-binding protein, which produces MANGTAIAVSNLSKTYRISHRHRTNRATEAMVEFMRRPFRRAEVEEFAALRGLDFTIPQGEAVGIIGRNGAGKSTLLKLLTRITAPTTGRIELSGRVGSLLEVGTGFHPELTGRENIYLNGTLLGMRRREIRQRFDEIVDFAGVERFLDTPVKRYSSGMYVRLAFAVAAHLDTEILAIDEVLAVGDAEFQRKSIAKMRDAAAHGRTVLFVSHQMHTVMNLCTSALFLQAGELAYQGDVDTAMQRYRDTFDDHAQAQREASRRPGSGQLRADAVTVSKPAYASAERKQVTIGIPSGPSEIGQYYVSCHVTDANGVTVVQCDSRLVGTWLDPEVPHEVVLGIEDLMLRPGRYSVDVFLCAAGVMDAWEGAAVFEVLPTLPYPESATEDAWSHGTVLCDFTYQDT; this is translated from the coding sequence ATGGCGAACGGCACGGCCATCGCGGTCTCGAACCTCTCGAAGACCTACCGCATCAGCCATCGCCACCGCACCAATCGGGCCACCGAGGCGATGGTCGAGTTCATGCGCCGCCCGTTCCGTCGGGCGGAGGTCGAGGAGTTCGCCGCCCTGCGCGGGCTCGACTTCACGATTCCACAGGGCGAGGCCGTCGGGATCATCGGCCGCAACGGTGCCGGCAAGTCGACGCTGCTGAAGCTCCTCACCCGGATCACTGCGCCCACGACCGGCCGCATCGAGCTGAGCGGCCGCGTCGGCAGCCTGCTCGAAGTCGGGACCGGCTTCCACCCCGAGCTGACGGGGCGCGAGAACATCTACCTCAACGGCACGCTGCTCGGCATGCGCCGACGCGAGATCCGGCAGCGATTCGACGAGATCGTCGACTTCGCCGGTGTCGAGCGGTTCCTCGACACCCCGGTCAAGCGGTACTCGTCGGGCATGTACGTGCGGCTCGCGTTCGCGGTTGCCGCACACCTCGACACCGAGATCCTGGCGATCGACGAGGTGCTGGCCGTCGGCGACGCGGAGTTCCAGCGCAAGTCGATCGCCAAGATGCGGGATGCCGCAGCGCACGGTCGAACGGTGCTGTTCGTCAGCCACCAGATGCACACCGTCATGAACCTCTGCACCTCGGCGCTGTTCCTGCAGGCCGGTGAGCTCGCGTACCAGGGCGATGTCGACACGGCCATGCAGCGCTACCGCGACACGTTCGACGACCACGCGCAGGCCCAGCGGGAGGCCTCACGTCGGCCGGGTTCCGGACAGCTCAGGGCCGACGCCGTGACCGTCTCCAAGCCCGCCTACGCCTCGGCCGAGCGCAAGCAGGTCACGATCGGGATCCCCAGCGGGCCGTCGGAGATCGGCCAGTACTACGTCTCCTGCCACGTCACCGACGCGAACGGCGTGACGGTCGTGCAGTGCGACTCGCGGCTCGTCGGCACGTGGCTCGACCCCGAGGTGCCGCACGAGGTCGTCCTCGGGATCGAGGACCTGATGCTGCGCCCCGGGCGCTACTCCGTCGACGTGTTCCTCTGCGCCGCGGGCGTCATGGACGCCTGGGAGGGCGCCGCCGTGTTCGAGGTGCTGCCCACGCTCCCGTACCCCGAGTCGGCCACGGAGGACGCGTGGAGCCACGGCACGGTGCTCTGCGACTTCACCTACCAGGACACGTGA